Genomic segment of Anaerolineae bacterium:
CAGCAGGCGTTGCGTGCCGCCCTGCCGGTATCAGCGTTTTTGTTGGCAGCCACGGTGGTGCTGATCGGCCTCTATCTGGGGTAAAGCTTTGGGTTCAACATACGGGAGACAGAAGCCGTGAGGGAGTGGCGCGAGAAGCTCGCGCTGGCGACGGTATTGCTCATCGTGATCGGGATGCCGCTGGCTGCGCTGGGATACCAATTCGGCCTGCGACCCGTCCTAGCGGGCAGCGCTCAATGGGTAGAGCTCACCGGCCGCCTGCCTCAGCGCGGCGGCTGGTCACCAGAGACGATCCGCGTGGAGGTAGGGAGGTCGGTGCGCCTGGTCGTACACAGTGAGGACGTGGTCCACGGCTTTGCGATCGGCAAGCTGGGCGTGGACATCGGCTGGGTCTATCCCGGTCAGCCCAAGATCGTGGAGTTCACACCGCAGCGAGCGGGCCGCTACACGTTTTATTGCACGACTTGGTGCACTGAGGGTCACTGGCGCATGCGCGGCATCTTGGAGGTGTATGACCCTAACGATCCGGCGGCAGTGGAGAGGCCGGTAGACCCGCCGCAAACCGACTGGCAGGCCGAGGGGGTCAACCTCGACGCCCCACACCCGGCTGCAGAGTATCCGATCCTCCGTCCGTCGGCTGCGCGAGGAGCTGCGGTGTGGCGGAGCTCCTCCGATCTGCCCGATGCCGTTCAGGTGCTCAGCCGCCTTGATTTGCGCCGGCAGAGCCCTGCTCAGGTGTTCGCCATGCTGCGCAAGGGCCGCGTGTCTGACCTGACGCTGACCTCGCTGAGCGAGCGACCCCCGGCCGAGCTATGGGATGTGGTGGCCTATCTCTGGCAGGAAGGGACCGACCCTGAAAGCGTGCGGCTGGGCCGGCGATTGTATCAAGTCAACTGCGCAGCTTGCCACGGCGAAAAGGGTGATGGCAAAGGGCCTGCGGCTGTCGCGTTGACGTCGGCTCCTACAGGGCATGAGGCCGGGCATGGACACGGCCTCCAGGCGCCCACTGACTTCACCGATGCCCGCTCGATGGCTGGAGGCAGTGGCCTGATCTACTATGGGAAGCTAGTGCGCGGCGGTATGGGTACTGGGATGCCATACTGGGGGGATATCTTTACGGAACAGGAGTTATGGGCGCTAGTAGACTACCTGTGGACGTTCCTATTCGATCTCTCATGGACGCCACTGAGTGAGGAGCCATGATGGATCAAGAGCTTGTACCTGTCTTCCGAGGCAATGGCGTGTTAGAGTATATGCATCGCCCCCGGCCGAGGATCGAGGCGGACGACGACGTGCTCGTGCGTGTCGAGGCCTGCGGGATCTGCGGGACAGACCTCAACATCCTGGCTGTCCCCCCTGCGCACAGGGCGACGCCAGGCATCGTCATTGGCCATGAGGGAGTAGGCATCATCGAGGAGGTTGGCCCAGCGGTGCACAACCTGCGGCCGGGTGATCGGGTGGTCATCGCCAATCGGCTTACCTGCGGCCAATGCGCCTATTGCCGCCGGGGGCTGGACAATCAATGTACCAACTATCGGACCATCGGTACCACTATGGATGGCGCGTTTGCGCCCACCTTGCGTGCGCCGGCACGTGCCCTATGGAAGATCGACCCTTCC
This window contains:
- a CDS encoding c-type cytochrome — its product is MREWREKLALATVLLIVIGMPLAALGYQFGLRPVLAGSAQWVELTGRLPQRGGWSPETIRVEVGRSVRLVVHSEDVVHGFAIGKLGVDIGWVYPGQPKIVEFTPQRAGRYTFYCTTWCTEGHWRMRGILEVYDPNDPAAVERPVDPPQTDWQAEGVNLDAPHPAAEYPILRPSAARGAAVWRSSSDLPDAVQVLSRLDLRRQSPAQVFAMLRKGRVSDLTLTSLSERPPAELWDVVAYLWQEGTDPESVRLGRRLYQVNCAACHGEKGDGKGPAAVALTSAPTGHEAGHGHGLQAPTDFTDARSMAGGSGLIYYGKLVRGGMGTGMPYWGDIFTEQELWALVDYLWTFLFDLSWTPLSEEP